The following coding sequences are from one Nicotiana tabacum cultivar K326 chromosome 1, ASM71507v2, whole genome shotgun sequence window:
- the LOC142163441 gene encoding uncharacterized protein LOC142163441 — MRSNPNRQNPDFLCKFHNDHGHKTTDYRLLQGKVEHLLKQGYLTELFSENGKQAYMKNRQEPPKPPSPKRTVNGISGGGEINGVTYTTTKKVSKITVTHGKRVQRVLEEESITCDDADADGVLTPHNDALVISLLLHDTNVKRVLIDPGSFVNTIRLRVVNEIQAKDKLIPKAHTLSGFDNSSAVTKGEIIITTFAEGVVKDTKFQVVEMDMAYNMILGRPWIHEMDAVPSTLHQVIKFPSQWGIRQIRGDQQTSRSINSIADSSAKNEEK, encoded by the coding sequence atgagatcaaacccgaACAGGCAAAATCCTGATTTTTTGTGCAAGTTTCATAACGATCATGGTCACAAAACAACGGATTATAGATTGCTGCAAGGTAAAGTTGAACATTTGTTAAAGCAAGGGTATCTAACCGAATTGTTTAGTGAAAATGGTAAGCAAGCGTATATGAAGAACAGGCAGGAACCCCCTAAACCCCCTTCACCAAAGAGGACAGTTAATGGCATAAGCGGAGGAGGAGAAATTAATGGTGTAACATATACGACAACCAAGAAGGTTTCAAAAATTACAGTCACACATGGGAAGCGAGTTCAACGGGTTTTGGAAGAAGAAAGTATTACATGTgatgatgcagatgcagatggcgtGCTAACCccacacaatgacgcactggtaatatctttacttttGCATGacactaatgtgaaacgagttttgattgatccaggtagctttgTGAATACCATTCGGCTAAGAGTGGTAAACGAAATACAAGCTAAAGATAAGCTaatacccaaggcgcacaccttaTCTGGTTTTGACAACTCGAGCGCCGTAACAAAGGGGGAGATAATAATCACCacattcgcagaaggagttgtcaaagaCACGAAGTTTCAGGTGGTAGAGATGGACATGGCTTATAATATGATTCTCggtagaccatggattcacgaaaTGGATGCTGTGCCATCtactctacatcaagttattaaattccctTCACAATGGGGAATACGTCAAATCCGTGGTGATCAACAGACATCTAGGAGCATCAACTCCATAGCAGATTCAAGCGCAAAAAACGAAGAGAAATAG